Proteins from one Salvelinus alpinus chromosome 34, SLU_Salpinus.1, whole genome shotgun sequence genomic window:
- the LOC139563619 gene encoding stathmin-4-like isoform X1 → MTLAAYRDKMRELPLASIFCSCILHEPKEKPTKKEGVVDLNLCIIRDMEVIELNKRRSGQAFEVILKPPSFDGGPNTLAITPPRREPSLEEIQRKLDAAEERRKCQEAELLKHLAEKREHEREVAQKALEEHNSFIRLAKERLELRMEHNKEKREAHLAAMLERLQEKDKHAVEVRKNREHKEESG, encoded by the exons ATGACTCTtgcag CGTACAGAGACAAGATGCGGGAGCTCCCTCTAGCTTCCATCTTCTGTTCCTGCATCCTACATGAACCCAAAGAAAAGCCCACCAAGAAAGAAG GTGTGGTGGACCTGAACCTGTGCATCATCAGGGATATGGAGGTGATTGAGCTGAACAAGAGAAGGTCCGGCCAGGCCTTCGAGGTCATCCTGAAGCCACCCTCATTCGACGGGGGTCCGAACACCCTCGCCATCACACCCCCACGCAGGGAGCCCTCCCTGGAGGAGATCCAGAGGAAGCTGGATGCCgcggaagagaggagaaag TGCCAGGAGGCTGAGTTACTGAAGCACTTGGCAGAAAAGCGGGAACATGAGCGTGAGGTGGCCCAGAAGGCCCTGGAGGAACACAACAGCTTCATCCGGCTGGCCAAGGAGCGGCTGGAGCTGCGCATGGAGCACAACAAGGAGAAACGGGAGGCACACCTGGCCGCCATGCTGGAACGCCTGCAGGAGAAG GACAAGCACGCTGTGGAGGTGAGGAAAAACAGAGAGCACAAGGAGGAGagcgggtag
- the LOC139563620 gene encoding interleukin-17F-like: protein MKGVLVMMMGAEAAPRAHPEKTESHTRTTLQTHKKPTESESTGPVTVILPLHLDPNYLVPFHSIRPIWNHSISPWTYNTTYDDRRFPPIISEVRCSLKGCLNIKGKEDWHLKSKPIFYQILVLRKVMGSGKKCHYRLESKVISVGCTCVRPTIKQ, encoded by the exons ATGAAGGGGGTGTTGGTAATGATGATGGGGGCAGAGGCGGCCCCCCGTGCCCATCCAGAGAAGACCGAGAGCCACACACGAaccacactgcagacacacaagAAGCCTACAGAGTCAGAGTCTACAGGTCCCGTCACAGTAATTCTCCCCTTGCACCTAGACCCAAATTACTTGGTTCCTTTCCATTCCATCAGACCCATTTGGAACCATTCAATCTCCCCATGGACTTACAA caCTACCTATGACGATAGACGCTTTCCCCCCATCATCTCGGAGGTCAGGTGCTCTCTGAAGGGATGTCTGAACATCAAGGGTAAGGAGGACTGGCACCTGAAGTCCAAACCCATCTTCTACCAGATCCTGGTCCTGAGGAAGGTGATGGGAAGTGGGAAGAAATGCCACTACCGGCTGGAGTCAAAGGTCATCTCGGTGGGCTGCACCTGTGTCAGGCCTACCATCAAACAGTAA
- the LOC139563619 gene encoding stathmin-4-like isoform X3, which translates to MTLAAYRDKMRELPLASIFCSCILHEPKEKPTKKEGVVDLNLCIIRDMEVIELNKRRSGQAFEVILKPPSFDGGPNTLAITPPRREPSLEEIQRKLDAAEERRKCQEAELLKHLAEKREHEREVAQKALEEHNSFIRLAKERLELRMEHNKEKREAHLAAMLERLQEKDKHAVEVS; encoded by the exons ATGACTCTtgcag CGTACAGAGACAAGATGCGGGAGCTCCCTCTAGCTTCCATCTTCTGTTCCTGCATCCTACATGAACCCAAAGAAAAGCCCACCAAGAAAGAAG GTGTGGTGGACCTGAACCTGTGCATCATCAGGGATATGGAGGTGATTGAGCTGAACAAGAGAAGGTCCGGCCAGGCCTTCGAGGTCATCCTGAAGCCACCCTCATTCGACGGGGGTCCGAACACCCTCGCCATCACACCCCCACGCAGGGAGCCCTCCCTGGAGGAGATCCAGAGGAAGCTGGATGCCgcggaagagaggagaaag TGCCAGGAGGCTGAGTTACTGAAGCACTTGGCAGAAAAGCGGGAACATGAGCGTGAGGTGGCCCAGAAGGCCCTGGAGGAACACAACAGCTTCATCCGGCTGGCCAAGGAGCGGCTGGAGCTGCGCATGGAGCACAACAAGGAGAAACGGGAGGCACACCTGGCCGCCATGCTGGAACGCCTGCAGGAGAAG GACAAGCACGCTGTGGAG GTGTCATGA
- the LOC139563619 gene encoding stathmin-4-like isoform X2 yields the protein MRELPLASIFCSCILHEPKEKPTKKEGVVDLNLCIIRDMEVIELNKRRSGQAFEVILKPPSFDGGPNTLAITPPRREPSLEEIQRKLDAAEERRKCQEAELLKHLAEKREHEREVAQKALEEHNSFIRLAKERLELRMEHNKEKREAHLAAMLERLQEKDKHAVEVRKNREHKEESG from the exons ATGCGGGAGCTCCCTCTAGCTTCCATCTTCTGTTCCTGCATCCTACATGAACCCAAAGAAAAGCCCACCAAGAAAGAAG GTGTGGTGGACCTGAACCTGTGCATCATCAGGGATATGGAGGTGATTGAGCTGAACAAGAGAAGGTCCGGCCAGGCCTTCGAGGTCATCCTGAAGCCACCCTCATTCGACGGGGGTCCGAACACCCTCGCCATCACACCCCCACGCAGGGAGCCCTCCCTGGAGGAGATCCAGAGGAAGCTGGATGCCgcggaagagaggagaaag TGCCAGGAGGCTGAGTTACTGAAGCACTTGGCAGAAAAGCGGGAACATGAGCGTGAGGTGGCCCAGAAGGCCCTGGAGGAACACAACAGCTTCATCCGGCTGGCCAAGGAGCGGCTGGAGCTGCGCATGGAGCACAACAAGGAGAAACGGGAGGCACACCTGGCCGCCATGCTGGAACGCCTGCAGGAGAAG GACAAGCACGCTGTGGAGGTGAGGAAAAACAGAGAGCACAAGGAGGAGagcgggtag